The following proteins are co-located in the Labrys monachus genome:
- a CDS encoding lysozyme inhibitor LprI family protein: MKTWLVLAIAAAASAFPFAACAADYAPIDCAKASSPAELAICRTYSLGQAEARMATLFGITTSLVAMGQRGDIGDAQKRWLKTRDACGGDVSCLAEAYRRRIAELGAVMDAIASRGPF; the protein is encoded by the coding sequence ATGAAGACATGGCTTGTCCTCGCGATCGCCGCCGCGGCCTCCGCCTTCCCGTTCGCGGCCTGCGCCGCCGACTATGCACCGATCGATTGCGCCAAGGCCTCCTCCCCGGCCGAGCTCGCCATCTGCCGCACCTATTCGCTCGGCCAGGCCGAAGCTCGCATGGCGACCTTGTTCGGCATCACGACGTCGCTCGTCGCCATGGGCCAGCGGGGCGACATCGGGGATGCGCAGAAGCGATGGCTGAAGACGCGCGATGCCTGCGGCGGCGACGTCTCCTGCCTCGCCGAAGCCTATCGAAGGCGGATCGCCGAGCTCGGCGCGGTGATGGACGCCATCGCCTCGCGCGGGCCTTTCTGA
- a CDS encoding helix-turn-helix domain-containing protein — MQFGNPVMIVETARIVRMPENDEASTPAPSHVGKTLRELRRSRRITIQQLAKGLNRSTGYVSQLERGISQPTLKDLYAACTIFGVPMSWFVDLNQTSGEDLREKGFIVRSGQRRFMLHEGARTELLSPELDPKLEFMISTFEPGLETEAKNVPTTGAEYGLLLKGQLELWIDEEKFVLSEGDSYRFSRSSTYRSRNPSATVPAVIVWVGVYV; from the coding sequence ATGCAGTTCGGCAATCCCGTCATGATTGTGGAAACGGCAAGAATAGTTCGCATGCCAGAAAACGATGAAGCGTCCACGCCGGCGCCCTCGCATGTGGGCAAAACCCTGCGTGAGCTCAGGCGTTCGCGCCGGATCACGATCCAGCAGCTCGCCAAGGGGCTCAACCGCTCGACCGGGTATGTCAGCCAGCTGGAGCGCGGCATCTCCCAACCCACTTTGAAGGACCTCTACGCCGCGTGCACCATCTTCGGTGTTCCCATGAGCTGGTTCGTCGATCTGAACCAAACCAGCGGCGAGGACCTTCGTGAAAAGGGATTCATCGTCCGCAGCGGCCAGCGCCGCTTCATGTTGCATGAAGGCGCCCGCACCGAGTTGCTGTCTCCGGAACTCGATCCAAAACTGGAGTTCATGATTTCCACCTTCGAACCCGGACTGGAAACCGAGGCCAAGAATGTGCCGACCACGGGCGCCGAATATGGACTGCTGCTGAAGGGCCAGCTCGAACTCTGGATAGACGAAGAGAAATTCGTTCTGTCGGAAGGAGACAGCTACCGGTTCAGCCGCTCTTCGACCTACCGCTCACGCAATCCGTCGGCGACCGTGCCTGCCGTGATCGTTTGGGTTGGGGTATATGTCTAG
- a CDS encoding SDR family NAD(P)-dependent oxidoreductase, translating to MVEANQAAVLISGAASGIGRATALKLAAEGARLGLFDLNAAALASVAADCEALGARAMSMPGDVSSDSDVAGAVAGLVERFGCLSAVVCAAGIALKGNVTTLTDEVWNKTLAVNLTGTFLMARHAMPHLIARSPSAFVAVSSDSGVRGSSGYAAYSASKHGVIGLVRCMALDHGPHGVRSNVVCPTFVDTPMADELLREGGRYDRAFYESRIPLGRFARADEVADAIRHLLSPQASYANGMVYVLDGGTTAGTFG from the coding sequence ATGGTCGAAGCAAATCAGGCGGCCGTGCTGATTTCCGGTGCCGCTTCCGGTATCGGACGAGCGACGGCGCTGAAGCTCGCTGCCGAGGGCGCACGCCTCGGCCTGTTCGATCTCAACGCAGCGGCGCTTGCATCGGTGGCGGCCGACTGTGAAGCGCTCGGCGCGCGCGCGATGTCGATGCCCGGCGACGTCTCCAGCGATAGCGATGTGGCCGGCGCGGTTGCGGGCCTGGTGGAAAGATTTGGATGCTTGTCAGCCGTGGTTTGCGCGGCCGGCATCGCCTTGAAGGGGAATGTCACGACACTTACCGATGAGGTGTGGAACAAGACGCTGGCCGTCAATCTGACCGGCACCTTCCTGATGGCGCGCCACGCGATGCCGCATCTGATCGCCCGCTCTCCATCCGCCTTCGTGGCCGTCAGTTCCGATTCCGGCGTGCGAGGGTCGAGTGGCTATGCCGCCTACAGTGCTTCCAAGCACGGCGTGATCGGCCTCGTGCGCTGCATGGCGCTTGACCATGGCCCTCATGGGGTTCGGAGCAATGTCGTCTGTCCGACATTCGTCGACACGCCGATGGCCGATGAGCTGCTCAGGGAGGGCGGGCGCTACGATCGCGCCTTCTATGAAAGCCGCATTCCGCTCGGGCGCTTCGCGCGAGCCGACGAAGTGGCGGACGCCATCCGTCACCTGCTGTCGCCGCAGGCGAGCTATGCCAACGGCATGGTCTATGTGCTCGATGGCGGCACCACGGCCGGTACCTTCGGATAG
- a CDS encoding ABC transporter ATP-binding protein, with amino-acid sequence MFGIDLELHAGEIVTIIGANGAGKTTTLRSISGLTQVYSGTIEFKGRSIRGTAPEEITRLGLAHCPEGRQILQRLSVEENLLAGYIPNRGRTFEAIRSDVYQMFPVLKERRNSPASRMSGGQQQMLAIGRSLMASPDLLMLDEPSLGLAPKIINQIFEIIIGLSKAGISLVIVEQNAAVALELADYAYVFDAGRCTVEGGAHKVLADPDLKAAYLGA; translated from the coding sequence TTGTTCGGCATTGATCTCGAACTCCATGCCGGCGAGATCGTCACCATCATCGGCGCCAATGGCGCCGGCAAGACGACGACGCTGCGCTCGATCTCCGGCCTGACGCAGGTCTATTCCGGCACGATCGAATTCAAGGGCCGGTCCATCCGGGGCACCGCTCCGGAGGAAATCACGCGCCTCGGCCTCGCACATTGTCCGGAAGGCCGGCAGATCCTGCAGCGGCTGAGCGTGGAGGAGAACCTTCTCGCCGGCTACATTCCCAATCGCGGCCGAACCTTCGAGGCGATCCGCTCGGACGTCTACCAGATGTTCCCTGTACTCAAGGAACGGCGCAATTCGCCGGCCAGCCGAATGAGCGGCGGCCAGCAGCAAATGCTCGCCATCGGCCGCTCGCTGATGGCGTCGCCCGATCTGCTGATGCTGGACGAACCGTCGCTGGGGCTCGCGCCGAAGATCATCAACCAGATCTTCGAAATCATCATCGGCCTCTCAAAGGCGGGCATCAGCCTGGTCATCGTCGAGCAGAACGCCGCGGTCGCGCTCGAACTCGCTGATTATGCCTATGTCTTCGACGCCGGCCGCTGCACGGTCGAAGGCGGGGCCCACAAGGTGCTGGCCGATCCGGACCTGAAAGCCGCCTATCTCGGCGCGTAA
- a CDS encoding ABC transporter ATP-binding protein produces the protein MALTLENVSKLFGSLVAVKELSLAFDVGSIYSIIGPNGAGKSTVVNMIAGSYAVSSGTIRLGATILSNLPKYRVARLGIARTYQNLRLFDGMTVLENLEVCFFPQSWPSLFGGRSRLNKASRLERCHACLERFGLTDVADLLAGDLPYGRQKVLELARAFVTEAPVVLLDEPAAGLNHTETRDMARMIASLKRADRAIILVEHDMDLVMSISDRIDVLNHGELLCSGTPEVVRSNERVQEAYLGTTAELDAIQRLAEGRRAQGRLRSNADIVRH, from the coding sequence ATGGCTCTCACCCTCGAGAACGTAAGCAAGCTTTTCGGTTCCCTGGTCGCCGTCAAGGAGCTGTCGCTCGCCTTCGATGTCGGCTCGATCTATTCGATCATCGGCCCGAACGGCGCGGGCAAGTCGACCGTGGTCAACATGATCGCCGGATCCTATGCGGTGAGCTCGGGCACCATCCGGCTCGGAGCGACGATCCTCAGCAACCTGCCGAAATACAGGGTGGCGCGGCTCGGTATTGCGCGGACCTACCAGAACCTGCGCCTTTTCGACGGGATGACCGTGTTGGAAAATCTGGAGGTGTGCTTCTTTCCGCAGTCCTGGCCCTCCTTGTTCGGCGGACGAAGCCGGCTGAACAAGGCTTCGCGCCTCGAACGCTGCCATGCATGCCTGGAGCGTTTCGGCCTGACCGATGTCGCCGACCTGCTTGCCGGCGACCTTCCCTATGGACGCCAGAAGGTGCTGGAGCTCGCGCGGGCCTTCGTGACCGAGGCGCCCGTCGTGCTCCTCGATGAACCGGCGGCTGGCCTGAACCATACCGAAACCAGGGACATGGCGCGGATGATCGCCAGCCTGAAACGCGCCGACCGCGCGATCATCCTGGTCGAGCACGACATGGATCTGGTGATGTCGATATCCGACCGCATCGATGTCCTGAACCACGGCGAACTGCTCTGCTCCGGCACGCCGGAGGTGGTTCGAAGCAATGAAAGAGTGCAGGAGGCATATCTTGGAACGACCGCAGAGCTCGACGCCATCCAAAGGCTTGCTGAAGGTCGCAGGGCTCAAGGCCGGCTACGGTCGAACGCAGATATTGTTCGGCATTGA
- a CDS encoding branched-chain amino acid ABC transporter permease — protein sequence MANSVLARRLGLLAALVICLALLAAVPHLSPYYVRVADSILIYIILAVGLNLVVGYAGLLDLGFIAFYAVGAYTYALLASGQFDIHLPFIVILLIGALAGGVAGILLGFPVLKLRGDYLAIVTLSFGEIIRIAINNADGLTNGPQGIAALDRASIFGLPLTSPVHFYWLLLVLAVIVCACVYFMERSILGKAWRALREDQDVVRGLGIDTTTLKLAAFAISASIGGAGGVIFGSFQRFVSPESFTFQESLLVVLIIIIGGVGNIVGVIAGAIMLVILPEVLHFATQYRLLIYGVVLVTVIVLRPTGLVSPRYNLGYFLQKVRSLWLSPSRT from the coding sequence ATGGCCAATTCGGTTCTTGCGAGAAGGCTCGGCCTTCTCGCGGCGCTGGTCATCTGCCTTGCTCTTCTGGCGGCGGTCCCGCATCTGTCGCCCTATTACGTTCGCGTCGCCGACAGCATCCTGATCTACATCATCCTTGCGGTCGGCCTCAATCTGGTGGTCGGATATGCCGGCCTGCTCGATCTCGGTTTCATCGCCTTCTATGCGGTCGGCGCCTACACCTATGCGCTTCTGGCGAGCGGCCAGTTCGACATCCACCTGCCCTTCATCGTGATCCTGCTGATCGGGGCGCTCGCCGGCGGCGTGGCGGGGATCCTTCTCGGCTTTCCGGTGCTCAAGCTGCGGGGCGACTATCTGGCCATCGTCACGCTCAGCTTCGGCGAGATCATCCGCATCGCCATCAACAATGCCGATGGCCTGACCAATGGTCCGCAGGGGATCGCGGCACTCGACCGGGCCAGCATCTTCGGTCTGCCGCTGACGAGCCCCGTGCATTTCTACTGGCTGCTTCTTGTCCTGGCGGTGATCGTCTGCGCCTGCGTGTATTTCATGGAAAGGTCCATCCTCGGCAAGGCCTGGCGGGCACTTCGCGAGGACCAGGACGTCGTGCGCGGGCTTGGCATCGACACCACGACCCTGAAGCTGGCCGCCTTCGCCATCAGCGCGTCGATCGGCGGCGCCGGCGGCGTCATATTCGGCTCGTTCCAGCGCTTCGTCAGCCCGGAGAGCTTCACCTTCCAGGAATCCCTGCTGGTCGTGCTGATCATCATCATCGGCGGCGTCGGCAACATCGTCGGCGTGATCGCCGGCGCCATCATGCTGGTAATCCTGCCGGAGGTCCTTCATTTCGCGACGCAGTACCGGTTGCTGATCTACGGCGTGGTGCTGGTGACCGTTATCGTGCTGCGGCCTACGGGGCTCGTCTCTCCCCGTTACAACCTCGGCTATTTCCTCCAGAAGGTCAGGTCCCTATGGCTCTCACCCTCGAGAACGTAA
- a CDS encoding branched-chain amino acid ABC transporter permease, which translates to MLDYFLQQLIFALAIGAIYGLIALGYTMVYGVMRLINFAHGEFFMLGPYVYTFVLTGLVAIGGVTPVLDSTLAIVTSFIAIGLLGVAVERFAYRPLRGYGRLAPMLSALGMSIILQSAVRVFVGPQPIHFPAIIPNSPIDMLGGMVTTVQIGILVAAISLMAGLTMFVNGTRLGIWIRAASESWVTSSLLGIRVNRAVSLIFFIGPGLGALAGIMYASYYGIMQPTMGSTIGLKAFTAAILGGIGSIPGAMLGGFLLGAIEVFGTAFLPIVSGGLIGTEYRDVFSFAVLIVVLLFKPAGLLGETVSEETTVAKKDY; encoded by the coding sequence TTGCTCGACTATTTCCTTCAACAACTCATCTTCGCGCTGGCGATCGGCGCGATCTACGGGCTGATCGCGCTTGGCTACACGATGGTCTATGGCGTGATGCGGCTGATCAACTTCGCCCATGGCGAGTTCTTCATGCTGGGTCCCTATGTCTACACCTTCGTGCTGACGGGGCTCGTTGCCATCGGCGGCGTGACGCCGGTGCTCGATTCCACGCTCGCGATCGTCACAAGCTTCATCGCCATCGGCTTGCTGGGCGTCGCGGTCGAGCGCTTCGCCTACCGGCCGCTGCGCGGTTATGGCAGGCTGGCGCCGATGCTGAGCGCGCTCGGCATGTCGATCATCCTGCAGAGCGCGGTTCGCGTCTTCGTCGGTCCACAGCCGATCCATTTCCCGGCCATCATTCCCAATTCGCCGATCGACATGCTGGGTGGCATGGTGACGACGGTGCAGATCGGTATCCTCGTTGCCGCGATATCGCTGATGGCCGGGCTGACGATGTTCGTCAACGGCACCCGGCTCGGCATCTGGATCCGCGCCGCCTCGGAAAGCTGGGTGACTTCGAGCCTGCTCGGCATCCGCGTCAATCGCGCCGTCAGCTTGATCTTCTTCATCGGCCCCGGACTGGGCGCCCTGGCGGGTATCATGTACGCGTCCTATTACGGCATCATGCAGCCGACCATGGGGTCCACCATCGGGTTGAAGGCCTTTACCGCCGCGATCCTGGGCGGAATCGGCTCCATCCCCGGAGCCATGCTGGGCGGATTCCTGCTGGGCGCGATCGAAGTCTTCGGCACTGCTTTCCTGCCGATCGTTTCGGGCGGCCTGATCGGCACCGAATATCGGGACGTCTTCTCGTTCGCCGTGCTCATCGTGGTTCTTCTGTTCAAGCCGGCGGGTCTGCTGGGTGAAACGGTTTCGGAAGAAACCACCGTCGCAAAGAAGGATTACTGA
- a CDS encoding branched-chain amino acid ABC transporter substrate-binding protein, with translation MTRTNILSALAFVLASSILPASAAEIVVGGSAPMSGAQAEFGQSQIDGAQLFFDQLNEKGGINGNKVVFRPLDDRADPRQGTLVAQQFCDDPAVLGVIGHMNSGVTMPALDIYSECGMPQIVPATNPQLMRMGFKTVVRPVANDFVQGALPATYAVTKLTLKNAVLVNDKTVFGQGITGVFKENFVKGGGKVAGTYGVNPEDVDFSALIANIKLENPDVVYMGAGMPQLALFLKQMREQGLKAQFIGPDIGFTADLITQASPAFAEGALFTFQLPPYDSSPELKDFTERHQKHFGRAPGPYASLGYVNAQVMAAAVEKAHALDREGVLAQLRNVKVDTLLGPVSFDANGESVDAPMYLYIVKDGKFELIKG, from the coding sequence ATGACAAGAACCAATATCCTTTCGGCGCTCGCCTTCGTGCTGGCGTCAAGCATACTGCCCGCTTCGGCGGCCGAGATCGTGGTTGGCGGCAGCGCTCCGATGTCCGGCGCACAGGCCGAGTTCGGCCAGTCCCAGATTGACGGCGCCCAGCTGTTCTTCGACCAGCTGAACGAAAAGGGCGGCATCAACGGCAACAAGGTCGTGTTTCGCCCTCTCGACGACCGGGCCGACCCGCGGCAGGGCACGCTCGTGGCGCAGCAATTCTGCGACGACCCGGCTGTCCTCGGCGTCATCGGCCATATGAACAGCGGCGTCACCATGCCCGCCCTCGACATCTATTCGGAGTGCGGCATGCCGCAGATCGTCCCGGCGACCAATCCTCAACTGATGCGGATGGGCTTCAAGACGGTCGTGCGTCCGGTGGCCAACGATTTCGTGCAGGGCGCGCTGCCGGCAACATACGCCGTCACCAAGCTCACCCTCAAAAACGCCGTTCTGGTGAATGACAAGACCGTGTTCGGCCAGGGCATCACCGGCGTATTCAAGGAAAATTTCGTCAAGGGCGGCGGCAAGGTCGCCGGCACCTATGGCGTCAATCCCGAGGATGTCGACTTTTCGGCCTTGATCGCCAACATCAAGCTCGAAAACCCGGATGTGGTCTACATGGGCGCCGGCATGCCGCAGCTCGCGCTCTTTCTAAAGCAGATGCGCGAACAGGGCCTCAAGGCCCAATTCATCGGCCCCGACATCGGCTTCACGGCCGATCTGATCACCCAGGCCAGCCCAGCCTTCGCGGAAGGCGCCCTGTTCACCTTCCAGCTGCCGCCCTATGATTCCTCGCCGGAGCTGAAGGACTTCACCGAGCGCCACCAGAAGCATTTCGGCCGTGCGCCCGGACCTTACGCCTCGCTCGGCTACGTCAATGCGCAGGTGATGGCCGCTGCCGTCGAGAAGGCGCACGCGCTGGATCGCGAAGGTGTTCTGGCACAGCTGCGCAACGTCAAGGTCGATACCCTTCTAGGACCGGTTTCGTTCGATGCGAACGGCGAGAGCGTCGACGCTCCGATGTATCTTTATATCGTGAAGGATGGAAAATTCGAGCTGATCAAGGGCTGA
- a CDS encoding SDR family NAD(P)-dependent oxidoreductase, translating to MFRLDGQRAFITGGGGGIGRAAALMFASFGADVAIFDSDDEAGRTVAEAVKARGGTAAAYVMDVTDEASVLDAFSEAETQSGGLDILVNNAGISIRKPSAELALADWNKVIAVNLTGMFLCSRTAARSWLSRQAAGAIVNTASIMSYSGGGLHPNISYQSAKAGVVNLTRALAVEWAGAGIRVNAVAPTWVRTALIDHLMRDPVQMEKIRQLTPMQRLAEPDEVAAAMIFLASGASSMTTGHVLAVDGGYLAT from the coding sequence ATGTTTCGCCTCGACGGCCAGCGGGCATTCATCACCGGCGGCGGGGGCGGTATCGGACGGGCGGCGGCACTCATGTTCGCTTCGTTCGGCGCTGACGTCGCTATCTTCGACAGCGACGACGAGGCCGGACGCACGGTGGCTGAGGCGGTGAAGGCGCGGGGCGGCACCGCTGCCGCCTATGTGATGGACGTCACGGACGAAGCCTCGGTTCTGGATGCCTTTTCCGAGGCCGAGACACAATCCGGCGGACTCGACATTCTCGTCAACAATGCCGGCATATCCATCCGCAAGCCGTCCGCCGAACTCGCGCTGGCGGACTGGAACAAGGTGATCGCCGTCAACCTGACCGGAATGTTCCTGTGCTCGCGCACCGCCGCACGCTCGTGGCTATCGCGACAGGCGGCAGGCGCTATCGTCAACACGGCATCGATCATGAGCTATTCGGGAGGGGGACTGCACCCGAACATCTCCTACCAATCCGCCAAGGCCGGGGTGGTGAACCTCACCCGGGCCCTTGCCGTGGAATGGGCCGGCGCCGGGATCAGGGTGAACGCCGTTGCGCCGACCTGGGTTCGGACAGCGTTGATCGATCATCTCATGCGCGATCCCGTGCAGATGGAGAAGATCCGCCAGTTGACGCCGATGCAGCGCCTGGCCGAGCCGGACGAGGTCGCCGCGGCCATGATCTTCCTGGCAAGCGGCGCTTCGTCGATGACGACGGGCCACGTGCTGGCCGTCGATGGCGGCTACCTCGCCACCTAA
- a CDS encoding acetoacetate decarboxylase family protein → MSQPAYSIPQRSPLYQAPPFDYKAFSKVSVFCRVDEAAIRGALPAQFDVRGDVIEFFIMDVPAGGSLGAYAEGGIVVPMSYKGRPGGHVLYEIVTNDDSMAVGREVWGYPKKMGDVEWQADDNAVRAKLSRRGTSLIEIDFKVDGPQFEKPALQPRFQTRIIPSPESPAVETQIIENSLGGSSIIRHAVGTAEIRIGGNASDPFSDFEIREIVGAEMIVANFVLSFGKIIG, encoded by the coding sequence ATGTCCCAGCCGGCCTATTCCATTCCTCAGCGTTCGCCGCTCTACCAGGCGCCGCCATTCGACTACAAAGCCTTCAGCAAGGTCAGCGTTTTTTGCCGGGTCGACGAGGCTGCCATTCGCGGCGCGCTGCCCGCACAGTTCGACGTGCGCGGCGATGTCATCGAGTTCTTCATCATGGACGTGCCGGCGGGCGGCTCGCTCGGCGCCTATGCCGAGGGCGGCATCGTTGTGCCGATGAGCTACAAGGGACGACCGGGCGGCCATGTCCTCTACGAGATCGTCACCAACGATGATTCCATGGCTGTCGGACGCGAGGTCTGGGGCTACCCCAAGAAGATGGGCGACGTGGAATGGCAGGCCGACGACAACGCCGTCAGGGCCAAGCTGTCGCGTCGCGGCACTTCGCTGATCGAGATCGATTTCAAGGTGGATGGCCCGCAATTCGAGAAGCCGGCGCTGCAGCCGCGGTTCCAGACGCGAATCATCCCCTCCCCCGAAAGCCCTGCCGTCGAGACGCAGATCATCGAGAACTCGCTGGGCGGCTCGTCGATCATCCGCCACGCCGTCGGCACGGCCGAGATCAGGATCGGCGGCAACGCAAGCGATCCCTTTTCGGATTTCGAGATCCGCGAAATCGTCGGCGCCGAGATGATCGTCGCCAATTTCGTGCTGTCATTCGGCAAGATCATCGGCTGA
- a CDS encoding outer membrane protein, producing MSKGLFETTAMAVVLSAGAALLFASQPASAADLAPQAVEPAAPVVLPFDWSGPYIGLHAGYGWGREHDDQSSLFSENGPPADHFNMNGFIGGAHAGYNFQFNQFVVGAEGDIDYSALKGDHFYSYDLGTVTGSLKLKSDWQGSARLRAGYAIDNLLLYVTGGVAFADAKLSTAGESSSNTHVGWTAGGGIEYAFTQNWIGRIEVRYSDFEKKSFQTLDGPVKAGWNQTTATAGISYKF from the coding sequence ATGTCGAAGGGTCTTTTTGAAACGACGGCGATGGCCGTGGTGCTCTCAGCTGGAGCAGCCCTGCTTTTCGCATCGCAGCCTGCTTCGGCAGCCGATCTTGCTCCCCAGGCGGTCGAGCCTGCGGCTCCCGTCGTCCTGCCTTTCGACTGGTCCGGCCCCTATATCGGTCTGCATGCCGGCTATGGCTGGGGTCGTGAGCACGACGACCAGAGTTCCTTGTTCTCGGAAAACGGGCCGCCGGCCGATCATTTCAACATGAACGGCTTCATCGGCGGTGCCCATGCCGGCTACAACTTCCAGTTCAACCAGTTCGTGGTCGGCGCCGAAGGCGATATCGACTATTCCGCCCTCAAGGGCGACCACTTCTACAGCTACGATCTCGGCACTGTCACCGGCTCACTTAAGCTGAAGAGCGACTGGCAGGGTTCGGCCCGCCTGCGGGCCGGCTACGCCATCGACAATCTCCTGCTCTACGTGACGGGCGGCGTCGCCTTCGCCGATGCCAAGCTGTCGACCGCCGGCGAGAGCTCCAGCAACACGCATGTCGGCTGGACGGCGGGCGGCGGCATCGAATATGCCTTCACCCAGAACTGGATCGGCCGTATCGAAGTCCGCTACAGCGACTTCGAAAAGAAGAGCTTCCAGACGCTGGATGGCCCGGTCAAGGCCGGCTGGAACCAGACCACCGCGACGGCGGGCATCAGCTACAAGTTCTGA
- a CDS encoding glycosyltransferase family 2 protein: protein MTGRVRVSAAMIVRNEERFLAGCLESLSGRVEEIVVVDTGSSDDTVGIAGRTPGVRLLHHRWNDDFAAARNVALDAASGDWILYIDADERLGLPKGGVVADYIDPGAVAGFVRFRPKTGYTRYREWRLFRSDPRIRFAGKIHETIKPAVRLLSAREGLPIVRTEVELDHIGYDGDQSHKHGRNLALLEIAVRADPDRVYCWHHMAETLAALGRVQEAVAAAREGLARADRDLSNDQRAPASLIVQFLARIEAELGGDPLDVIEAGLARMPDDHALWFLRGQALLRAGRPGEALEMAERLQAIDPEDLCDGLLAYDRAIFREKACELAALACLRLGRRREAAAQFAAAARLAPGDAAYRIKAIALNGPARVAP, encoded by the coding sequence ATGACGGGCCGGGTTCGTGTCTCCGCGGCCATGATCGTCAGGAACGAAGAGCGTTTCCTGGCAGGTTGCCTCGAATCGCTGTCGGGACGCGTCGAGGAGATCGTCGTCGTCGATACCGGTTCGAGTGACGATACGGTCGGCATCGCCGGACGGACGCCAGGCGTCCGTCTGCTGCATCACCGCTGGAACGATGATTTTGCCGCCGCGCGCAATGTCGCCCTCGATGCGGCTTCCGGTGACTGGATCTTGTATATCGACGCCGACGAACGACTGGGCCTGCCGAAGGGCGGCGTCGTCGCGGACTATATCGATCCCGGCGCCGTCGCGGGGTTCGTCCGCTTCCGGCCCAAGACCGGCTATACGCGCTATCGGGAGTGGCGGCTGTTCCGCAGCGACCCGCGCATCCGTTTTGCCGGGAAGATCCACGAAACGATCAAGCCCGCCGTCAGGCTGCTCAGCGCCCGCGAGGGGCTGCCCATCGTCCGGACCGAGGTGGAACTCGATCACATCGGCTATGACGGCGACCAGTCGCACAAGCATGGCCGCAACCTTGCTTTGCTTGAAATCGCGGTTCGCGCCGATCCCGACCGGGTCTATTGCTGGCATCACATGGCCGAGACCCTCGCGGCGCTCGGCCGCGTGCAGGAGGCGGTCGCGGCGGCGCGCGAGGGCCTGGCGCGCGCGGATCGGGATCTTTCGAACGACCAGCGGGCTCCGGCCAGTCTCATCGTCCAGTTCCTGGCGCGGATCGAGGCCGAACTGGGCGGCGATCCCCTCGATGTCATCGAGGCCGGCCTGGCGCGGATGCCGGACGACCACGCCCTGTGGTTTCTGCGCGGGCAGGCCCTGCTCCGGGCGGGGCGGCCGGGCGAGGCCCTCGAGATGGCGGAAAGGCTGCAGGCCATCGATCCGGAGGATCTGTGCGACGGGCTGCTGGCCTATGACCGTGCCATCTTCCGCGAGAAGGCCTGCGAACTGGCGGCCCTCGCCTGCCTGCGCCTCGGCCGTCGCCGGGAGGCTGCGGCGCAGTTCGCCGCCGCCGCGCGGCTGGCCCCGGGTGATGCCGCCTACCGGATCAAGGCGATCGCCCTGAACGGCCCCGCGCGCGTCGCGCCCTGA
- a CDS encoding PqqD family protein, with product MTDESQAYFKRMGDFECNEVPDGYVIYDHVSESVHYLNLTAAAVFELCDGRSSAEAIADVLQDLFDLSAPPRGEVDACLLSLASQGLVTSCSPSSSAA from the coding sequence ATGACCGACGAAAGCCAAGCCTATTTCAAGCGCATGGGAGATTTCGAATGCAACGAGGTTCCGGACGGCTACGTCATCTATGACCATGTCTCCGAGAGCGTGCATTATCTCAACCTGACGGCCGCGGCCGTCTTCGAGCTCTGCGACGGGCGAAGCAGCGCCGAAGCCATCGCGGATGTCCTGCAGGACCTGTTCGACCTTTCGGCGCCGCCTCGCGGCGAGGTCGACGCGTGCCTCCTCTCGCTCGCCTCACAAGGTCTCGTGACGTCTTGCAGCCCGTCCTCGTCCGCGGCCTGA